CCAATAAATAAAAGGTTAAAAAGGAAAAAGTTAAGGTTATGGATTAATTATTGCATCTCTCGTAAAAGACTTGTAGATCAAGAATGCCTTTCCAATGGTAGCATGTCTCTTCAgcacaaaaggaaaaaaaaaaaaaaatcaaatggcCACACCAGGAGGTTAGATTGTGTCTGTTACAAACATGCACTCATTCGCTTCATAAATATGTCCACTTCCAAGAGGATACAGGTTTCAAGGAGGAAGCATGCAACGCTTTGAGCTGGGGAACCTTTAGCCTTCCCCCCCGTTCTGTTGTCTTGTTTTTCCAGAGAAACCCTTCCATTCACGTCATCCAATCCAACCGAAGCAGGCAGGTCATTTCGGACAGGCGTCGGTGATGTTTTCTCCGTAGCCCAGGTCCCCAACCTAGAAGATCCTCCACCTTGAGTCACACAAGTCTCTATATGGCTTTGTTCTCCTCTGTGAACGATACTATtgccatttgttttttttgttttttggagGACAGGGCTATCTCGGACGacggcgacgacgacgacaacaacaacaaaaaaggctCAAAATGGCGATCGGATAAGGAGAAGGAGGCACACCGGAGCACACGatcgggggtcaggggtcatggttCAAAGGGTCAGGAGTCTGATAAGGAAGAAAAAGGagtaaagcaaaaaaaataaaaaaataaaaagaaaacgagAAAAAGGCCCTCAAACACCCGCTATTTTCATTTCCTGCCGAGCTTTTTGCTCTTCCCGCGCTTGGAGGCCTCTGTGCAGCTGCGGATACCCGCCAGGTGGAGCAGAGAGCCGGccgcctccttcagctcctcgtCCAGCTCCAGCTTCACCTCCCGCCGCGCCCGCTTAACCGCGGGCCGCTTGCCGGCGCCGGAGGAGCCGTTGGAGCCCGAGGAGGCGGCGTTGGAGGAagcggaggacgaggacgaggaggaggaggaggaggaggaagagggagcgcGGCGGGCCGGGGCCGACGGGCGGGAgcgccccccccgctcctcccagAGGTCCGAGTCCTCGTCGCTGTGGAAGCCCTCGCTGCCCGCCCGGCGCCGCCGGTGGCTCTGGCCCCGCTGGGGGCCCCGCTGGGGGACCCCCTCGTCCAccgaggacagggaggaggaggaggagcgggaggagcagCGCGGCAGCCCcacgctgccgctgctgctgtagTTGTGGTCCTGCTTGGGGTCGCTGCTCACCAGGACCGAGTCGGGCCGCGAGAGGTCCAGAGGGGTGTCCGAGTCgcctggggaggggaggaggggtggggaggaggggtggggaggggaggaggggtggggagtggggaggggaggggaggaggggagaggaggcgtggggaggaggggaggggaggaggggagaggaggggtggggaggaggggagaggaggggtggggaggaggggagaggagaggagaggagaggagaggagaggaggggaggggagggaagaggaggggagggaagaagagaggaggggagaggaggagagaggaggagggacgaggagaggagatcAGAGAGGCTTCTTTAAAGTCTTTAAATATCTTTTCACACCTAGTGGACACCTCACTGTTGTTACATAATGTCGCCTTTGTTATATAACGTTACATAATGATGTGAAGACAATGATGTTAAAACAACTGTACAAAAACACAATGCTCTTCATAGTAAGTAAGTAGAATTCACAAAATGTAAATCAGCATCTCCAGAAGTAGCGAGAATTCGGACAaaggaaataataaaaaattacataaaaaaatgtagcGGTAATACGAATTGTAAGTCCATATCTAAGACCAGGGCTAATACCCCCTCTACGATGTGTGACCCCCCGTGTTACGCTGCTAAGCAGTCGACGTAGCAGTGGAACGTGTAGCAACATGTAGCGCACAAATAGGCCGCAAAAACAATGGCGATGGATGGAGTTACCGATGAAAACGGCTAACGGTCAAGACggatacacaaaaaaaaacaaaaggacaTCAAGCTTGGGTCAtggagcggtgtgtgtgcggtgtgacGGGTGAGAGGCGTGGGGGTCTGGCGGGGTACAGCGGGGCGCTGGCAGAGTCTTACATGGGTCGTCGTGGTGCCCTGGGGCCGAGTTTAAGAGCATCATGGCAGTGGCAGCATCAATGTCAGACTCTGGAAGAGGAGAGAACACCAGGGTGATGGGTCAGTCGCGGGTGGGGGCCGGAGACGGGGCCGTAGGGGCCGCTGGCAGGGCCGAGGGGCCCGGGGACGCTGGGTAGGTGGGATGGGCTGGGTGTGGCAGTAGAAAGGGGCCGGCAGGATTCCTCCTCTAATTGGCTTTGAGGGGCCGGGAACCCTGAGACATTCAGCTAATAATAAGTGCATTATCTCGAGGGGAGGGGTACGGGCCGTCTCCTAAGAGGTGCctaaaaaacacacaagtcTCCTTTCTCGTATGAATGACGTCCGTGCCCTTCATATTTACAGTTGCAGCTGATCTTTTCAGATCAAAAAAGAAGTGCAAGTCACTTCTGGGACTTTAAATTATTAATGACTGCGCGGAGTCGGAGTGCCTTGACACTCAACACCGGCAGAACCTCTGTCGTCAAGGTTACCAAAACCCTTAACCGAGTgagcggcagagagagagagagattcagagagagatacagagagtgagagagggagaggcaggcagacagagagactgatATAGAgtaagagaaagagtgagagagataatgCTCAGACCAAGATGACTTGAACAccaacaacaaaataaaaaaggacatgCCACAGATGTGCTGAGGATGAAAGCATAATGGCTGGCCTTTGGCTGGAATGTAGATACGTGCCcagagaaaaaataataattaatgtttAATATGACACAAATTAAAGCTCACATCAGCGGCATCCTGTGCAGATGTGCTTCTGAAAACCCCTGAGAAAAAGTCCTGGTAGGAATAGCCCTACGAGAAGGATAATCTGTACCTTTAAATGAGCAGCCTTGGAGGAAGAGATGTCGAGGTGGTGAAGAGGCACTGTAATAaatcacatacagacacacacacagacacacacacagacacacacacacacgcacacgcacactcgcgtCAGTGCCAGTGAAGACACAACCTGGCAGAAGTCGACAATTCTGACACCAGTAGCAATTTCTCAAATGAAGAAAAGCAAAAGTGAAAAATCTCCACTCTCATGTGTGAATTCAAGTCTTGTGTAACGGCCTGGGAGACGGGCTGTGAACAGCAGGTCTTCTGTCGGTAGGAGGTGGTAGTGAGTGGGCTGGGGTGTTGGGGGACCTCGCTGTGTGTACCTGGGCGGGGAGGCAGGGGGCGTGCAGAAGGCATCGGCGGTGGGGAAGTGCTGCTTCCTAAGAGCTTGGATCAGGTTGGGCCGGTACTCGGGGTCAACGCACCACAGAGAGCCCTTTCCGTTGGCCTGAAAACAGGAGAGCAAAACAAGCACAGGAGGTCAGGTCCACCGCAACCCCTTGGAGAAAAAGCAAACAGCAAAGCATCAAGCCATTTCTATACAGAGGTCATTTTATCAAACGATTTGTGTCAAATAGTCATTTGTCTATGTGTCAACTCACTGCTATGAAGCTACCAGCATAACAATGTCTTCATGCTGCTAATAAACATAAACAACTAGACTCGCCGTTACCATGTCTGGAGACATGTTTGAATAAGCCAGTTAGTGTTGGGTCAGGAGCACTATCAAGAACGACACTCTGAGCAGTCACACTCCCCTAAAACCTATTTTGTATCTGATGTTCAGGGCAGGCAACAGTACGGATCAGTATTTGCCAAGGGCAAATACAATTAGTCACTGATGGCTGTGGCCAAAGTTAATCCATTTGAAAGAGTTACTTTTCCCATGAAGAAGCTTAGTTGTGTGAAAGAAGGTTATATTTAGGGATGTCTCACAAATTCGTATAATTTAATTTGTGCTCATTCAAAGATAGCGTGATGAATGTCTGAATGActttaaaaacatttttctatttttttaataacgaAGGTTTATTCGTTTTCTCCGGCAAAAAAAAGGGGgaataaagaacaacaaaaacaaaacaaacaacaaacagaaaaacTTTGGCATCGACTGCtaattttgtttttaacatcgTTATTTTTCCACAATAGTGCATTCCTAGGCAAGAGTGTAGTAAAGCTGATTATTCCCGTTTCTGTGGCAGTTACTTAGAAAGAAAATACGATTAACGGCAGCACCGCGGATAAGAAACTCGTCTGTCCGCAGCCAGACAGAGCCGGTgaacaggaggagcaggagcctgacgcaaaccaaaaaaataaacaatcctCACACCCTCTGATCCAACAAGGCGGCTCTAGGTTCCAGTGAAACCCAACCCGTGTTTATTCTCTTCCTGCCTCTTGACAATGAGAGTGAAGACACAGGGCGCTGATCAGAAGGAGAAAAAACGGCTCCAACACACTGTACAGAAACATCCAGCTGACAGCGAATGATACCAGTGTGATCTTACTATGTCTGGAATGGCCAGGGCTGAGGCGGGGCGTAACCTTGACTCAGATTACCAGCCGGCTCGGCCGCAGGAAGGGAAGGGAAACGTGGCCATGGCAACGGAACCGCAGCGTGTTTCGTGTGAAAAAGCGTGGCTGGTCTCTCGTGGCTGGCGGAAGGGCTCACGCAGGGCTCACGTGGGGCACCTGCCTTTCAGGCAGCCTGTGACGCTGCCATGTGTTGCTGCTGGCTGGGAAGCCGACCACAACGCCTCCCCCATGCCTGCCTGCCGCCTACCCACTCTCACATTAAAGAAGGAAGTGTATACATATAGAtgcatagaaatatatatatatgcgagTTATTAACTGCCAGCACTGAGCTGGACACAACGTTACCCAGCGCAGCACACACAATGCCAGACTCTGACGGCAGctagcgaaaaaaaaaaaggctattcGATGT
This genomic window from Gadus macrocephalus chromosome 15, ASM3116895v1 contains:
- the foxn2a gene encoding forkhead box protein N2 — protein: MGPIIGMSPDKKAEFPGMQEQRTGLRGACGAGTLPEAECASSPLATSVDCRGGSEDEELTNLNWLHENLLQNFTLGGPEALTSASPLLDIEGDHGASQGPSSSSHSSAHGKGRERDSLKSKPPFSFSLLIYMAIEQSPRKSLPVKEIYGWILEHFPYFSNAPTGWKNSVRHNLSLNKCFRKVERSLGKANGKGSLWCVDPEYRPNLIQALRKQHFPTADAFCTPPASPPSASSPPRHLFLQGCSFKESDIDAATAMMLLNSAPGHHDDPCDSDTPLDLSRPDSVLVSSDPKQDHNYSSSGSVGLPRCSSRSSSSSLSSVDEGVPQRGPQRGQSHRRRRAGSEGFHSDEDSDLWEERGGRSRPSAPARRAPSSSSSSSSSSSSSASSNAASSGSNGSSGAGKRPAVKRARREVKLELDEELKEAAGSLLHLAGIRSCTEASKRGKSKKLGRK